The Papilio machaon chromosome 25, ilPapMach1.1, whole genome shotgun sequence genome contains a region encoding:
- the LOC123722438 gene encoding uncharacterized protein LOC123722438, with the protein MATQEDGGERNILDNLKVQRSSIKGKLTRIYNYIQNYDLTNNIYEIKARQSEVDRIFQKFDEVQSNIELFDYEDTTRNEQERSSFENKYFSVKARIEELLCGPIVQPNTSNIYDRLSSNTNSDYRKPRVKLPQLELPKFDGDIRQWPAFKNIFMASVDNADIPVVNKLQYLKTALTGEAAGLISSLLITEENYVRALDILNQSYCANTRLFGQVGERASSFGCWEPGKHCYPQTSLCFAT; encoded by the exons atggcGACACAAGAAGATGGTGGCGAAAGAAATATCTTAGacaatttaaaagtacaaagAAGTTCCATCAAAGGAAAACTTACTcgcatatataattatatacaaaattacgatcttacaaataatatatatgagATTAAAGCAAGACAATCGGAAGTTGATAGAATTTTCCAGAAGTTTGACGAGGTGCAATCCAACATTGAACTTTTTGATTATGAAGATACAACTCGGAACGAACAAGAACGTAGCAGCttcgaaaataaatacttcaGTGTAAAAGCAAGAATAGAGGAACTACTATGCGGACCCATTGTGCAACCAAATACATCAAACATTTATGATCGTCTTAGCTCCAATACGAATTCAGACTACAGAAAACCCAGGGTAAAACTACCGCAGTTAGAGCTGCCGAAGTTCGACGGTGATATAAGACAATGGCCTGCATTCAAGAACATTTTCATGGCCTCCGTGGATAATGCTGACATACCAGTCGTGAATAAGCTACAATATCTGAAAACGGCATTAACTGGAGAAGCTGCTGGTCTTATATCTTCACTACTAATTACTGAAGAGAACTATGTCAGGGCTCTAGATATCCTCAACCAAAG CTATTGTGCAAATACAAGACTCTTTGGGCAAGTGGGTGAACGCGCGAGCTCTTTTGGATGCTGGGAGCCAGGTAAACATTGTTACCCACAGACTAGCCTCTGCTTTGCGACTTAA